From the Halobacterium zhouii genome, the window GTCGCGCACGTCCTCCAGGCCGTGGATCGGCGCGTCCCACGAGATGCGGTCGGCGTGTTCGCTCACGAGGTCGGCGGTGGCGTCCTCGTCGTCGGTCGCATCTGCTGCCCCCACGAGCGCGGGGTCTTCGACGACGGCCTCGGGGAACGTCTCGAAGACGTGCTCGTAGAGGTCGCGGTTCGCGGACTGGTCGACCTCCGTGCCGTGGTACTGGCCCTTCAGGTCGACGACGCGAACCGCATCCGTCGCGGCCAGCGTTTCGAACGTCTCGTCGGTCCAGGCGTCGGTGGCGTCGAGTTTGAGTTCGGCCTCGGGGTAGCGTTCGAGGAGGTCCTCGACGCGCCCGGTGTCCCCCTCGGGCACGCTCTCGCTGACGGCGAAGCGCACGGGGTCGTACTGGCGGTCGAGTCGGTCGCCGAGCGTCTCGCCGGCCTGCCGGAGCGCCAGGTCGAGCGCGGCGGCCTCGAACCCCCAGCGGCGGTAATCCACGAAGTCGCGGCGCTCCGGGAGGCCGGCGGGCCAGAGGTCCGCGTCGTCCAGCGCGCCCGAGAACGAGTCGAGCGTGTACTCGCCGGTGAGGTCGAGCGCGCGGTCCGCGCCCTCGCTGTCCGCGTGTTCCGTGAGGGCAGTGAGATCGTCGTGGAGGTCGGCCTCGTAGGTGACGTCCTCGCCGCGGCCCGTCTCGCCCGCGCCGCGGAGCGTCACGACAGTCGTGACCCTCGTGAATCCGGGCGTCTCGCGCTCGACTTGCTCGAGTTCGACGGCTTCCACCACGAGCGACAGGTCGGCGACGGCGTCGTACATGCCGGGACAGTCGAGCGCTAGCGGGAAAAGCGCTCAGTCCGCAGCGCGAGTCTCGAGCGTTTTGACGCGCGTGGCGAGCGCGAGGAACGTCGCGAGAATCGTGAGCGCGACCGCCGCGGCCGCCGCGAGGTCGTGGGCAGCCAGCGAGTGGTCGACGGCGGCGCCGACGACTTCCGCGCGCAGGATGGTGTGGTGCGGGCCGCCGAGCACGGTGAGGAAGTAATCCACGAGGTCGTTACCGGCGTACCACGCGACGGCGAGTGCGACTGCGGGAACGGAGAACGTCGCGTAGCGGTGGATGACGAACGCCTCGAGCACCATCGCGAGGTGGCTCAGAATCAGGAACCAGTACATCCCCCACCAGAGGGCGCCCTGGCCGTTCACGACGAGCTGGACGAACGGCGTCCAGAACCCGAGCTTGAGGGTCCCGAAGAACGCCAGCGCGTGCAGCCAGTCTGCGTCCCAGTCGAGTTTGTACGCGGCAAGCGACAGCCCGATGAACAGCGTCGCCACGGGGCTGTCGGGGACGAGCGGCCACGCCACCAGTTGGGTCGCCCGAAGCTGGAAGCGGTAGTACCAGAAGCCGAACGCGGTGCCCGCGAGATTGATAGCGACGATGAGCCACGCGTACCGGAGCGCCAGGTTCTCCAGTTTCTCCGGGAGCGGCGCGACGTACCACGGGAGCGCGGCGCGCTCGGGGAGCGTTTCGTCCCCCGACAACGACACCCGCGACGACAGCGACATACCCCGACCGTCCGCCCGCGACGCCATAGCCTTGTGGGGTTCCCCAGAGTTCACCCGCCGGCCAGCCGGCTCGAATCACGCTAACCAACCAACCGATGTCGACAGCAAACTGATCAGCCGACAGCCTGGCGGATTGAAAGGGCGAGGCGCGCAGGACGAAGGCAGGCGACGCAAGCACTGCACCGGAGTGAGCGGAACGAACGAGGGAAGCGCACAGCGAGACTCCCGAGTCGTGCGCGCCGAGGGCTTTCAGGCATCGTTATCGGTTCGAGCAGTACCGAATGCACAAACGACCGCACTCCGTTCCGCAACCAACCCAATTAAGCGGTGCCCCGCGCAACGTCAGGGTATGACCGAGACCGACCTGGAGGACTTGCGACGCGGCAGCGACCTGGTGAAACGCGGCTTCGCGAAGATGCAGAAGGGCGGCGTCATCATGGACGTCGTGGACGCCGAGCAGGCCCGAATCGCGGAGGAAGCGGGCGCCGTCGCGGTGATGGCCCTGGAGGCCGTCCCGGCGGACATCCGGAAGCGCGGCGGCGTGGCGCGGATGGCGGACCCGGCGGACGTCGAGGAGATCATCGACGCCGTCTCCATCCCGGTGATGGGGAAGTCCCGCATCGGCCACCGGAAGGAAGCCCAGATTCTGCAGGCGGTGGGCGTGGACATGATCGACGAGTCCGAAGTCCTCACGCCGGCGGACGACAAGTACCACATCGACAAGCGCGAGTTCACGGCGCCGTTCGTCTGTGGCGCGCGGAACCTCGGCGAGGCGCTCCGGCGCATCGACGAGGGCGCGGCGATGATCCGCACGAAGGGCGAGGCGGGCACGGGCGACGTGAATCAGGCGGTCCACCACCAGCGCGCCATCAAGGGCGCCATCCGCGAACTCGAGGGGATGAACCACGAGGAACGCGAGATGTGGGCTCGCGAGAACGAGGCGCCCGCTGACCTCGTCCACGAGACCGCCGACATGGGTCGACTGCCGGTCGTGAACTTCGCGGCGGGCGGCATCGCGACGCCCGCGGACGCGGCGCTGATGATGCACCACGAGTGCGACGGCATCTTCGTCGGGTCGGGCATCTTCGGCGCGGAGGACCCCGAGTCGATGGGTCGCGCGGTCGTCGACGCCGTGAACAACTGGGACGACCCGGAGCGCCTCGCGGACATCTCCGCGAACATCGGGTCGGGCATGAAAGGCGAGGCGAACGCCGACCTGCCCGAGGAAGAGCAGATGCAGGGTCGCGGGAACTAAGTCCGCTGGACGTCGCTACCGTCGGTTTTCTCAGAAGCCACCCCAGCGCAGATACACCATCACGGCGACGATGGCGAGCTGGAGGACGCCCTGGACGCCCGAGAGTTTCGCGTTCCGCATCCCGATGTCGCCGATGAGCTGGGTGTCCGGGTTCGCGGACGTCATCTCGCGGTAGATGCGAACCTCGCCGGGCATCAGCACGCCGAACCCGACGACGCTGAGCGCGGCGACGATGACGAGTGCGGCGGCGATGGCGTGGTTGGTCATCGCGAATCCGGGGAGCGCGACGACGAGATAGGCGACACTGCCGACGGTGGCGGCGCCGAACCACGCCTGCCAGCGCCAGTCCCGGAACGCGTCGAGTTGCCAGCCGATGAGGGCGAGCGCCGGGAGGAGCGTGACGGTGGTGAAGACGGCGAGCCACGCGTCCGCGTGCGGGAAGAGGTCCATCCGGAGCGCGAGCGTGATGCCGCCGACGATGGTGACGAGCGCGAGCGTCGGCAGGAGGAACGTCATCTTCGGCGTGAACCGCTGGAAGACGCTCGCGCGTTCCTCTACGTCGAGGCCGCCGAGCACCGGACCGAGCACGATGGCCATGAAGAGGTCGATGCCGGTCCAGAGCACGCCCGCCATGACGTGCACGTAGGTGTGTTGTTCGACCGTACCGAACGCGACGGCGTAGACCAGTGCCGCCAGCGGGAGCGCGACCGCACCCGCCGCGAACGCCGAGTTCGCCCGGGTTCCCATCCCGCTGATGGTTCCGTGAACTGTCGTTCTGGTTGACATGGTTGGCAGTTCTCGGCTCGGTTCATAGTTGTTTCCACGGTGGCGGAGTGGAGTTCGAGTCCTCCCCGAACCGCTCGGACTTCGACGGAGCCGAGCTATCACGGTTCGACGGAACGAGCTGTCGTGGCGACGCTGTCGCTGTCAGGTCGTCGCCGAGCACGCCACGGCATCGATTGGCGCCGAGCAAACAGGCGGTGGCTGGTGGTCAGTTCTCCTCGCGAACGACGACAGTGCCGGCGACGCGGTCGCCGATGCGCTGGCGCTTGTCGCTGGCGGCCATCGCGATGAAACCGACGACGTAGTAGAACAGGCCGTCGATGATGCGGAGAAGGTTGCGGACGAACGCGGCGCCGTAGTCCAGGGTCTCTCCGGTCTCCTTGACGACCTTGATTCCGAACACCCGCTTGCCCACAGTGTAGCCGTCCCACGCGCCCTCGAGCAGGAAGGCGTAGAACAGCGCGGCAGCAATTCCGACGAGAATACCAAGCAGAGTGGCACCACCGGCAATCCCATCACTGCCAGCGAACGCACCGATGAATCCGCCAACAAGTCCGCCGATGAACGAACCGATGAAGAACAGCACGACCATAATTATCGAGTCGACGAGTTGTGCGCCGATCCGCGAGCCGATGATGTCGGTATCGTCGCGGTCCGGCTGCTTCGAGTATCCTGACATGAGTGAATCGACAATTTCAGAACTGTTGTATAAATGTTCCTGTGGCGTTACCAGACTGTAGAACGCCATCCGATTCCGCTCAGGGAGTGCCTCGAAGAATCGACGCCCCACCCCCGATTCCGGTTCGGTACGCGGTGGCGTCGACGCCAGCGTCGTCGAACGCCTCCACGAGCGCACCGGCGACGCGGCGCTGAGCAGTCGGGAGACAGACCGCGAGCACCGCCGGGCCCGCACCGCTGACCGTGACGCCCGTCGCGCCTGCGTCGAGCGCGGCGTCCCGGACGGCGTCGTAGCCGTCGACGAGTCGCGCTCGCGCGGGCGTGACGACGCGTTCCTCCAGGCCGCGTCCGACGAGCGCAGGGTCGTTCCGGCACATGCCGAGCGTGAGCGTGGCCGCGGACCCGACGGTGTCGACGACGTCGTCCATCGACGCGCTCTCGGGAACGACCTCACGGGCGTCGCTGGTGGAGACGACAAAATCCGGGAGACACGCGACCAGGGAGAGCGACGCGTTCACGTGCTCGATACCGTCGTCGCGGACGATCGTGAATCCGCCGAGGATCGCGGGTCCGACGTTGTCAGCGTGGGCGTCACCGGAAACGGCGGCCTCACCCTCGGCGGCGACGCGCACGAGTTCCTCGTCGCCGAGATTCCGGTCGTAGAGCGCGTCGAGCGCGACGGCGGCGCCGGCGGCGCTCGCGGCCGAGGAGCCGAGTCCCGACGAGGGGCGGACGCCCTTGTCGATGCGGATGTGTGCGGGCGCGTCGAGCGCGTCGGCGACGACGCCGGCGGTGTTCTGCGCGGGGTCTTCGGGGATGTACTGCGACCCGAGTCCGGTCACCTCGATGGTTGTCTCCGCGGCGCGCTCGACGCGAACCACGTCCGCGGGCCGGTCGAGCGCCACCCCGAACGTGTCGAATCCGCTGCCGAGGTTGGCGCTCGTCGCCGGCGCGCGAACTGCTATCATGCCTCCTCGTTCCGGTGGCCGCGGCAAAAGCATAGCGGAGGACTCACCCAGTGAGGACTACGGCCCGACTCGAGCGAGAACTACGCTCCCATCCACGTTTGAACCGAACCCTCACTCGACAGTGAACTCGAAGCGCGCGCCGCCGTCCTCGCTCTCCGCGAGTGCGACGGTCCAGTCGTGGGCGCCCGCGATCTGTTCGACGATGGCGAGCCCGAACCCGGTTCCCTCGTCGTTCGTGGTGTAGCCGCGATCGAAGACCTGTTCGCGCTCGTCCATCGGGATACCGGGGCCGTCGTCAGCGACGAAGAAGCCGTCCTCGGTCGCGCCGACGCGTACGGCGACGGCCGAGTGACTTCCGTCGGCGGCGACGTCGTCCGACGCAGTCAATCCGTCCGGCGAACCGTGTTCCACGGCGTCCTGGCGAGCCTGCAAGGCAGGGCTCGCCGAACCGTGTTCGACGGCGTTCCGGAAGAGGTTCTCGAGAAGTCGCAGGAGCGCCGTCTCGTCGGCCGCGAGTTCGCGGTCGCCGCCCACTTCGAGTGTTCCGTTCGCGTCCGTCGCGTCGACCAACTGCCAGGCGGTGCGCGCAGTCGCGGCGAGTGAGACGGTCGCGTGGTCGCGTTCGGCGCGTTCCTCGCGAGCGAGCGTGAGGAGGTCGTCGATGATACGCTCCATGCGGTCGAGCGCGTCGGCGGTCTCCTCGAAGTGGTCGTCGTCCCCCCTTTCTCGGCCGAGTTCGAGATTCCCTTTGGCGACGTTCAGGGGGTTCCGGAGGTCGTGACTGACGACGTTCGCGAACTCCTCGAGACGCTGCTCTCGGGCGTGGCGTTCGGTCACGTCGCGAACCGTCACAGTGCGACCGAGACGCGACGTGCCGCGTTCGACGGAGGCGACCGACACCTCGAAGACGTGGCGCTCGCCGTCACGGAATGCGTCGCATTCGTGCTGACCGGACCGCCGCCAGCAGTCCCCGCCGAGAGCTGGCGTCAACGCCTCGCCAGCGTGCGCACCGACCGCGGCGGCCGCGAGCTCGCGTCCCGCGGGGTTGGCGGTGACGACGCGGTCGGCGTCGTCGAGGACGAAGACGGCGCTGTCGAACTCCTGGACGACGGTCTCCCAGGCGACCGGCGCGAGCCGGAACAGTTCGTTGCGCGCGACGCTCCACGCGACCGCGCCGGCAGTGACGATGAACGCGAGCGCCGGGAGGTTCACCGCGGGAAACGGGTTGGCTCCGGAGATGTAGACGAGACCGGCGACGGCTGGTACGAACGCACCGACGAGCAACCCCGTGGTCTGCCGCCTGTATATCGATGCGCCCGCGGCGAGTCGTCGCGCGAGTAACCACATCGAGACAGCCACAAGCGCGTAGATGTACACCATGAACGCGTAGAACACAGGTCCGTGGCCGGTATGGAGCGCCACGAACCCGCCCTTGGATATGGTCTCCGTGCTCGTCCAGACGAGGGTGGTGGCTGGGTACGTGACCACGAGGGCGTACGTCACGACGGGCGGGACGGCGAGCGCCAGACGCCAGCGGCGGTCCAGGAGGTCGTCGTACCCGAGGTACGAGAGGACGAACGTGAACCAGAGCAGTGGCGCGGTGACGTTCCCAGCGTACTCGATCTTCGCGAACAGGAGTTGGGCGTCCGTCGTCGTGACCGAGAGTTCGGCGGCGTACCCGAGCATCCAGACTGCCGTCGCCAGCAGCAGCGGAATGGCGTACTGGACGTCCCGCGACTGCTCGTTCCATTGGCGCGCGAGGTGAACGGCGAACACCGCAAACGCGAATCCGCACACCACCAGCGGGAGCGTGTACGGAGTCGCCTGCAGAGCCATACCCGCGCATCGAACGCCCCTCCCAAATATATGGTGGCACCGGGCGATACTACCGCCGCTTCGAACGCTGTCGTGGACCGTAACGCTAACCCCGAGTCGCGCCCCACGATTGTACATGATTGCCATCGTCGGGGGCGGCATCGCGGGGCTGGCGGCCGCGCACCGACTCCAGGGCCACGGCCACGACGTCCGCGTGTTCGAGGCGTCGGACTCGGTCGGCGGCCTCGCGGCGACGCGGGAGACGGCGGGCGACCCCATCGAGACGTTCTACCACCACCTCTCGGCGTCCGAGGAGACCATCGTGGAGTTGATCGAGGAACTCGGCCTCGGCGACGACCTGCGGTGGCCCATCGGAAAGAACGCGTACTACGTCGACGGCACCGTCCACCCGATGGACACACCGTGGGAGATCCTGGCGTTCCCGCACTGGAGCGTCTACGACACGTTCCGTCTCGGAATGTTGATGCTGGACGTGGACGTTCGCGGCGGCGTCCCCTCCTTCGACACGTACGACAGACTCGAGGATTTCGAGGACGTCTCCGTCAAGGAGTTCTGCATCGAACACACCACGCGGAACGTCTACGAGACGTTCTTCCAGCCGCTCCTGCGAGCGAAGTTCGGGGACCGCGTGAGCGACGTGAGCGCGGCGTGGCTGCTCGGCCGCATCAAGTTCCGCGGCGAACGCGACCTGCTGCGCGGCGAACCCCTGGGGTATCTCGACGGCGGGTTCGGGCGCCTGAACGCCGCGCTGGTCGACGCGGTCGGACGCGAGAACATCGAGACGAACGCGCGCGTGACGAACCTCGGCGTCGCGGACGGCACAGCCCGGACGGTGACCGTGGAGCGAAGCGGCGGCGCGGGCCAGGGTGACGGCGACGATACAGCGCAGTCCGACGGCGGCGGTTCGGCCCGCTCAGTCGCCGACACGGCCTTCGACTGGCAGGGCGAGGAGACCTTCGACGTGGACGCCGTGGTGGTCGCGGCGATGCCGAACGTCCTCGAGGAGCTCACGGGCTACGAGTGCGACATCACGTTCCAGGGGACGGTGTGCTCGCTCGTGAGCATGGACCGCCAGCTCACGGACACGTACTGGCTGAACATCGCGGACGACGCGCCCTTCGGCGCGCTCATCGAGCACACGAACTTCATCTCCGAGGAGCGCTACGGCGGCGAACACCTCCTGTACGTCCCGAAGTACATCCAGAGTCCCGAAGACGAGGTCTGGCAGATGAGCGACGACGAGGTCGAAGAGCACTGGCTCGCGGGCCTGGAGGACCTCTTCCCGTCGTTCGACCGGAGCCACGTCAACTGGATCGAGACGGCCCGGAACCCCCGCACCGCGCCGGTCTACGAGCGCGGCTACCTCGACATGGTGATTCCGTACCACCTCGAGGAGTCGGTGGGCGACGGCGTCTACTACGCGGGGATGGCCTCGCGCGCTCAGTACCCCGAGCGTTCGCTGAACGGCGGCATCGTCGCTGGCTACGAGTGTGCGGACCGAATCGCTGGTGAGAGAGAAACGACGGGGAGAAACAGCGAGCGCCGGGACGGATAAGCGCGTGACACGGACCAGCAAGTGCGACAGACATTTACACACCCACGTCACAAGATGGCGGAGGTGAGAGCAGATTCTCCGCGTCGAATTTCAGACTGAACCGACCGGCACAATCGACCGGCTCGCGTCGTGCATCGATGATGTCCAGAGTATCGAGTTGGACAACGCCTTCTACGTCGAGGACGGGAAATGGATCGAGTCGTTGACGGTGTCGACAACCGAGCCCTTCGACGCCGAGGAGGTCGTGTTCGGTATCTCGGGGACGACGTACTTCTACGGGCAGACGGTGCCGACCGGCTCGTCCGACCGGTACGCGGTTCGGATGATGGTCCTCACGAACGAATCGTACCCGTTCATTCTCGGACTGATCTTGCGCGCAGAAGCGATTCCGAACCGAATCGTGCTGACGCAGGGGGTGTTCGAGATTGTGTTGACGACGCGGACGTGGGACGGGTTCCGTGACCTCGCAGACGAGATAGAGGCATCGCTAGGAAGATTCGATTTGGCGAGTGTGAACAAAATCGCGTCCCCTGGCGAACCCCTCGACAGCGGGCGGCTGACGGAGGTGTTAGTGACGAAACTCCCGGACGCACAGTTGCAGACGCTGGAAATAGCGTACACGATGGGGTACTTCGAGGTACCGCGAGAGGTGTCGGCGACAGACGTGGCGGACGAACTGGGGGTGGCGCAGTCGACGATGAGCGAACGCCTTCGAACGGCAGAGCAGAACCTTCTAGAGATTGTCTACGGCCCGCGGCACTGAGACTTGCGCGCGCCGGCCACGAGGGGTCGTTACGGGTTCAGCCATCAGTGTGATATGTTATCAAACACCAATCCAACTTATAACGTGATACACATCGTTTCCCATCGGGACCATAATGATTGTTTTAACCCCTAATTGAGGAAGTGGCATGGTATCGAAAGACCGTGATGGACCGGGCGAGTCGTCAGACAACCGAACACTCAGTCGACGTGGCTACCTGACTTCTGCGGCAGTCGCCACTGCGGGCCTCTCGACACTCGCGGGCTGTAACAAGTCGAGTGGAGGAGGTCTAGAGGCGAAAGTGCCCGACGGAGTTCCCGCATCGGTCAAAACGAAGTACTGGCACGACTGGTCGACCATCGAGGCGGAAGAACCGCCCCTCGACTACACGGCGAAAGCCGGGTCGGTCCTAGAACCGATTCCGATGGAGTTCTCCAGCGAAGACGACCCCTGGATGCGAGAGCACGCTCTCATGATGAAACGCGCCGCAGAGAATCTCGGTGCGTCCGTTACGCTGAACGACCGTCCGCTCAATCAGCTCTATGCGCAGAGCTGGAACACGCCAGGGCTCGAAGCGGTCGTCTCGATGAGTACCCACGGTCCCGACCCACAGCGCGGGCTCGACCCGAACCCCCTCCTGATGCGCCGGCACAAGAACAGCCCCTCGAACTACGACAACTACTTCAACCCCGAACTGAACGAAATCCTCGAAAAACAGCGCACGCTGACAGGCGACGAATCGAAGCGGAAGCAACTCGTCGACGAGGCACAGCGCATCTTCGCCGAGGACGTCGGGGCGATTATCAGCCTCTTCCCCGACGTCATCACCGCGGCGAACACGAACCGGTGGTCGGGGTACGTGATGACGCCCGGGAACGGACCGACAGGGGACTCCTTCCAATGGTCAGAGGTAAATCTCCAGCCTCAGGCAGACAGCTCCACGTACGTGAAGGGGGTCACTACGTCGATGAACTCACTCAACCTCCCCTGGGCGGCTGGCGGCGCTGAGGAAAAACGCCTGAAGTACATCTACGACGGCCTGTTCGACGCCAACCCCAACCTCGAGGTGATTCCGGCGCTCGCGACAAACGCGGCGTTCACGGACGACACAACGGTCGAATTCGACCTCCGAGAGGGGGTCACGTGGCACGATGGCGAACCCTTCACGGCGGAAGACGTGAAGTTCACCGTTGACATATACAAGGAGTACACTTCGACGAGCCAGGTAGCGTTCTACGAACCCATCGAAAGCGCGGAAGTTCTCGGAGACCACAAGGTCAAGTTCAACCT encodes:
- a CDS encoding histidine kinase N-terminal 7TM domain-containing protein translates to MALQATPYTLPLVVCGFAFAVFAVHLARQWNEQSRDVQYAIPLLLATAVWMLGYAAELSVTTTDAQLLFAKIEYAGNVTAPLLWFTFVLSYLGYDDLLDRRWRLALAVPPVVTYALVVTYPATTLVWTSTETISKGGFVALHTGHGPVFYAFMVYIYALVAVSMWLLARRLAAGASIYRRQTTGLLVGAFVPAVAGLVYISGANPFPAVNLPALAFIVTAGAVAWSVARNELFRLAPVAWETVVQEFDSAVFVLDDADRVVTANPAGRELAAAAVGAHAGEALTPALGGDCWRRSGQHECDAFRDGERHVFEVSVASVERGTSRLGRTVTVRDVTERHAREQRLEEFANVVSHDLRNPLNVAKGNLELGRERGDDDHFEETADALDRMERIIDDLLTLAREERAERDHATVSLAATARTAWQLVDATDANGTLEVGGDRELAADETALLRLLENLFRNAVEHGSASPALQARQDAVEHGSPDGLTASDDVAADGSHSAVAVRVGATEDGFFVADDGPGIPMDEREQVFDRGYTTNDEGTGFGLAIVEQIAGAHDWTVALAESEDGGARFEFTVE
- a CDS encoding DUF1405 domain-containing protein — its product is MSLSSRVSLSGDETLPERAALPWYVAPLPEKLENLALRYAWLIVAINLAGTAFGFWYYRFQLRATQLVAWPLVPDSPVATLFIGLSLAAYKLDWDADWLHALAFFGTLKLGFWTPFVQLVVNGQGALWWGMYWFLILSHLAMVLEAFVIHRYATFSVPAVALAVAWYAGNDLVDYFLTVLGGPHHTILRAEVVGAAVDHSLAAHDLAAAAAVALTILATFLALATRVKTLETRAAD
- a CDS encoding RDD family protein; the encoded protein is MSGYSKQPDRDDTDIIGSRIGAQLVDSIIMVVLFFIGSFIGGLVGGFIGAFAGSDGIAGGATLLGILVGIAAALFYAFLLEGAWDGYTVGKRVFGIKVVKETGETLDYGAAFVRNLLRIIDGLFYYVVGFIAMAASDKRQRIGDRVAGTVVVREEN
- the pdxS gene encoding pyridoxal 5'-phosphate synthase lyase subunit PdxS, which translates into the protein MTETDLEDLRRGSDLVKRGFAKMQKGGVIMDVVDAEQARIAEEAGAVAVMALEAVPADIRKRGGVARMADPADVEEIIDAVSIPVMGKSRIGHRKEAQILQAVGVDMIDESEVLTPADDKYHIDKREFTAPFVCGARNLGEALRRIDEGAAMIRTKGEAGTGDVNQAVHHQRAIKGAIRELEGMNHEEREMWARENEAPADLVHETADMGRLPVVNFAAGGIATPADAALMMHHECDGIFVGSGIFGAEDPESMGRAVVDAVNNWDDPERLADISANIGSGMKGEANADLPEEEQMQGRGN
- a CDS encoding helix-turn-helix domain-containing protein, producing MDRLASCIDDVQSIELDNAFYVEDGKWIESLTVSTTEPFDAEEVVFGISGTTYFYGQTVPTGSSDRYAVRMMVLTNESYPFILGLILRAEAIPNRIVLTQGVFEIVLTTRTWDGFRDLADEIEASLGRFDLASVNKIASPGEPLDSGRLTEVLVTKLPDAQLQTLEIAYTMGYFEVPREVSATDVADELGVAQSTMSERLRTAEQNLLEIVYGPRH
- a CDS encoding ABC transporter substrate-binding protein is translated as MVSKDRDGPGESSDNRTLSRRGYLTSAAVATAGLSTLAGCNKSSGGGLEAKVPDGVPASVKTKYWHDWSTIEAEEPPLDYTAKAGSVLEPIPMEFSSEDDPWMREHALMMKRAAENLGASVTLNDRPLNQLYAQSWNTPGLEAVVSMSTHGPDPQRGLDPNPLLMRRHKNSPSNYDNYFNPELNEILEKQRTLTGDESKRKQLVDEAQRIFAEDVGAIISLFPDVITAANTNRWSGYVMTPGNGPTGDSFQWSEVNLQPQADSSTYVKGVTTSMNSLNLPWAAGGAEEKRLKYIYDGLFDANPNLEVIPALATNAAFTDDTTVEFDLREGVTWHDGEPFTAEDVKFTVDIYKEYTSTSQVAFYEPIESAEVLGDHKVKFNLKYPDAAFLTQRVVRSVIIPKHKWKDVETPSRHSPKNPVGTGPFKYKSWSQGSQFEVKRNDGHWMFDDAWRQKHLGDQAVSGPGVEGVIWVNLSNVDTMLGSLKQDQIDAVGTTLSNSQANRAANTSGIEKMVAENFAPLDAKLMFSCPLIRDKEFRVAFAKSVDKRGFVEEVLLGNATVPNGENPISPITPWNTKDTKNYTHDPQAAKTILKQAGYTWDGSGSLRYPNGDAWGAFVERIQNGNTHKRRAELGQPDFS
- a CDS encoding homoserine kinase; translation: MIAVRAPATSANLGSGFDTFGVALDRPADVVRVERAAETTIEVTGLGSQYIPEDPAQNTAGVVADALDAPAHIRIDKGVRPSSGLGSSAASAAGAAVALDALYDRNLGDEELVRVAAEGEAAVSGDAHADNVGPAILGGFTIVRDDGIEHVNASLSLVACLPDFVVSTSDAREVVPESASMDDVVDTVGSAATLTLGMCRNDPALVGRGLEERVVTPARARLVDGYDAVRDAALDAGATGVTVSGAGPAVLAVCLPTAQRRVAGALVEAFDDAGVDATAYRTGIGGGASILRGTP
- a CDS encoding NAD(P)/FAD-dependent oxidoreductase, whose product is MIAIVGGGIAGLAAAHRLQGHGHDVRVFEASDSVGGLAATRETAGDPIETFYHHLSASEETIVELIEELGLGDDLRWPIGKNAYYVDGTVHPMDTPWEILAFPHWSVYDTFRLGMLMLDVDVRGGVPSFDTYDRLEDFEDVSVKEFCIEHTTRNVYETFFQPLLRAKFGDRVSDVSAAWLLGRIKFRGERDLLRGEPLGYLDGGFGRLNAALVDAVGRENIETNARVTNLGVADGTARTVTVERSGGAGQGDGDDTAQSDGGGSARSVADTAFDWQGEETFDVDAVVVAAMPNVLEELTGYECDITFQGTVCSLVSMDRQLTDTYWLNIADDAPFGALIEHTNFISEERYGGEHLLYVPKYIQSPEDEVWQMSDDEVEEHWLAGLEDLFPSFDRSHVNWIETARNPRTAPVYERGYLDMVIPYHLEESVGDGVYYAGMASRAQYPERSLNGGIVAGYECADRIAGERETTGRNSERRDG